The Patescibacteria group bacterium sequence GTTCTTCTGATAGGACAGGAGAGATATTAAACAATCTTCGTCAAATTTATAAAGATCTTAAGATTTATACACATAAAAAAAATAAGGGTAAAGGTGCAGCTTTAAGAACAGGCTTCGCTTATGCGACCGGTGATTATTGTATTATTCAGGATGCTGATCTGGAATATGATCCAATGCAGATTGGATCTCTTTTCAAACCGATTGTAGAAGGTGAAGCCCAAGTAGTTTATGGAACACGTTTAAAAAGATTGCCTCACTTGCGGGGTGAGGAATCAACGCCGCGTTTTCTTCTCCATTATTTTGGCAATCGATTCTTAAGTTTGATAACCAGTATGCTCTATTTTCAATGGATTACTGACATGGAGACGTGTTATAAAATTTTCCCTCGTAAGTTTATTCAGAGAGTTAATTTAAAAGGAGAAGGTTTTGAATTTGAACCTGAGATTACTGCAAAATTGATTAAGCATGGATATAAAATAAAAGAGATTCCTATTACTACCACACCTCGAGGTTATAACGAGGGTAAAAAACTTCAAACATTTCCTGAGGGAATAAAAGCTTTTTGGACTTTGATTAAATATCGTTTTGTTGATTGACAAAAGGTTATGTTAAATAAATTGATACGTAATACCGCACTTATCCTCGTTTTTCTTACTTTTGTTGGTGGATTATTGAGAGTCTATAAAATAGGAGAAATTCCTGTGGGATTTCACGCGGATGAAGCCTACTTTGGCTATAACGCATACTCTCTATTGAGAACAGGAAGAGATATTACAGGACATTTTATACCTATTCACCTGGAATCATTTCTTTATAGTCCGGGGGGGTATTCGTATCTGATTATTCCATTTCTCGTTTTTTTTGATTTAAGTCCAGTTGCAGTTAGACTTCCAGCTGCAATAATTGGTACAGCAACAATAATTCTGACATTTTTTTTAGTACGCATGATTTTTTCTCAAGAAAAATACAGTGTGCTGGTCGCATTAATCACCACTTTTCTTCTCACTATTAGTCCTTGGCATATTAATCTCTCTCGTGCTTCAGCTGAAAATGTCATTGTAGTATTCCTTATAATTCTAAGTGTGTTTTTGTATTTGAAATGGGTTGAGAATCAACGATTTTTTATTCTTTTGTTTTCCTTTATTTTTTTTGCAAGCACGTATCTTTTTTATCAAGCTCCGCGTGCTTTCCTCCCTCTTTTTATTCCTTTTTTAGTATTGTTCTTTTCTCGTCAATTGAAGCCAAAGAAATATTTTTTGATAGGCATTCTATATTTATTTTTCATAGTCTTGCCGCTAGTCATTATTGTCACCTCTGATACCCTATCCTATAGATTAAGGATGTTGTCCGTATTTAGTTATCCGAAAACTCAAGCATTAATTGATGAGGCAATAGTAGAGGATGGTTTATCATCTCAGCCTGTTATCTTGACACGCGTATTTCATAACAAGATTGTTGGTTATACTTCAGAGATATTTGATACTTATATGCAACATTTATCTTACGGTTTTTTATTTAAAGATGAAGGTTTGCCAGCGCGTTATCGTGTGCCAAATATGGGATTACTTTATTTATTTGAGCTTCCTTTAATTGTTGTTGGATTGTACTCTATAGTACGATTGCGCAGTAGGGGTGGATTGTTATGTATTGTGTGGGTTCTTTTGGGATTTGTTGGGTCTGCTTTAACATATGATGATGTTCCCAATCTTCAGAGGACTCTTCTTGTTTTGCCTGCACTTCAAGTTGTGGGTGGATTTGGCGCTGTGACACTTTTTAAAAATTTACCTTCAAAGGTGATTCCGATTGTGGTTTTAGTGAGCATTATCATAGTGCTTTATTTTGTTTCCTATTATCTTCATCAATATTTTATCCATCAGATTATTCATAAGCCAATTTATCGTCAGGAGGGGTATAAAGAGTTGGTCAGAGTGGTAAATAAATTGCTCCCTCAATATCAATATGCAATGATAACAACTCGTCAGGCATCTCCTCTAATTTTTTTTCTTTTTTATTCTCAGTATGATCCAGCAAAATTCCAACAAGAGATTAAAAAAGAAAAGCACAATTTCCTTATTGAGGATTTTGGAAAAGTAAGCATAGATAAATATAGATTTTTTACAGATGCGTGTTTTGATAAAGACAAATTAAAAGAATCGATTTTATATGTTGATCTTGGATCTTGCGATGTTCCTTATTCTCAAGTACATGTTCTAAAAGAAATTAAAAGAGGTGATGCAAGTATAGTATTCAGGGTGTATGATAAAAAATAAGATGAAGTGATTATGGAAAAAGTGATAATTTCAATTATTGATTATAATGGACGTGACGATACAATTGCCTGTCTTCGCTCTATTGAAAAATTAGTTACGGAAAATTTCTTCTTTGAGGTAGTTGTCATTGATAATTATCCTCAAGGGTTCTTTTCTTTGGGAGATGAGAAGTTTGATATTCCAATTACGATAATTAAGACTCCCAAAGCTTTG is a genomic window containing:
- a CDS encoding glycosyl transferase → MKLSIIIPVFNEEKTIAAVIKKVLAVQLDNADKEIIVVDDCSSDRTGEILNNLRQIYKDLKIYTHKKNKGKGAALRTGFAYATGDYCIIQDADLEYDPMQIGSLFKPIVEGEAQVVYGTRLKRLPHLRGEESTPRFLLHYFGNRFLSLITSMLYFQWITDMETCYKIFPRKFIQRVNLKGEGFEFEPEITAKLIKHGYKIKEIPITTTPRGYNEGKKLQTFPEGIKAFWTLIKYRFVD